From the Odocoileus virginianus isolate 20LAN1187 ecotype Illinois chromosome 21, Ovbor_1.2, whole genome shotgun sequence genome, one window contains:
- the LOC110131520 gene encoding heterogeneous nuclear ribonucleoprotein A1-like — MSKSESPKEPEQLRKLFIGGLSFETTEESLRSHSEQWGTLTDCVAMRDPNTKRSRGFGFVTYVTVKEVDAAMSARPHKVDASVVEPKRAVSREDSQRPGAHLTVKKIFVGGIKEDTEEHHLRDNFEQYGKTEVIEIMTDRGSGKKRGFAFVTFDDHDSVDKIVIQKYHTVNGHNREVRKALSKQEMASASSSQRGRSGSGSFGGSHGGGFGGNDNFGRGGNFSGRGGFGGSHGGGGYGGSGDGYNGFGNDGSNFGGGGSYNDFGNYNNQSSNFGPMKGGNFGGRSSGPYGGGGQYFAKP; from the coding sequence ATGTCTAAATCAGAGTCTCCCAAAGAGCCCGAACAGCTGCGGAAGCTCTTCATCGGAGGATTGAGCTTTGAAACAACTGAGGAGAGTCTGAGGAGCCATTCTGAGCAATGGGGAACTCTCACAGACTGTGTGGCAATGAGGGATCCAAACACCAAGCGCTCCAGAGGCTTCGGGTTTGTCACATACGTCACGGTGAAGGAGGTGGATGCGGCCATGAGTGCAAGGCCACACAAGGTGGACGCTTCCGTTGTGGAACCAAAGAGGGCCGTGTCAAGAGAAGATTCTCAAAGACCTGGGGCCCACTTAActgtgaaaaagatttttgttggtggcattaaagaagacactgaagaacaTCACCTGAGAGATAATTTTGAACAGTATGGAAAAACTGAAGTAATTGAAATCATGACTGACCGAGGCAGTGGCAAAAAGAGAGGCTTTGCTTTTGTAACCTTTGATGACCATGACTCTGTAGACAAGATTGTCATTCAGAAATACCACACTGTGAATGGGCACAACCGTGAAGTGAGAAAAGCCCTGTCTAAGCAAGAGatggctagtgcttcatccagccagagaGGTCGAAGTGGTTCTGGAAGTTTTGGTGGCAGTCATGGAGGTGGTTTTGGTGGGAATGACAACTTTGGTCGTGGAGGAAACTTCAGTGGTCGAGGTGGCTTTGGTGGCAGCCATGGTGGTGGCGGATAtggtggcagtggggatggaTATAATGGATTTGGTAATGACGGAAGCAATTTTGGAGGTGGCGGAAGCTACAATGATTTTGGCAATTACAACAATCAATCTTCAAATTTTGGACCCATGAAAGGAGGAAACTTCGGAGGCAGAAGTTCTGGCCCCTATGGTGGTGGAGGCCAATACTTTGCCAAACCATGA